The Streptomyces sp. NBC_00597 DNA segment AAGGGCAGAGCCCACGATAAAGCCACATCTGCGGGTTGTATCAACCTATTAACCTTGCAGATGAGGTTCCGGAATGACGGACCCCGGGCATCATCCGCACATGGCCAAACTCATGCTGCACGGAGATCTGGACCACCCGGCGACCCTGAGCGTCGCGGACCTGCGGGTCTGGGTACAGCACCGGGCCGAGGTCACGTTCGACTGCGCGACGAACGGTCCGCAGCGCCACGTGTTCGAGGGGGCCCTGCTGCGCGACGTGGTCGCGGACGCCGGACCGTCCTTCGACGCCCGCCGGCGCAAGGACCGCAGCCGCTTCCTGCTGGCGGTCAGCGGCGGGGACGGGCACCACTCGGTCCTGTCCTGGGCCGAGCTCGACGCGGACTTCGGTGACAGCGCGGTGCTGCTGGCCACCCGCCTCGACGGTGAGGACCTCGACGAGGTGGGCGCACAGCTGGTGGTCCCGTCGGACCGGTGCGGGGCGCGCTACGTCAGCGC contains these protein-coding regions:
- a CDS encoding molybdopterin-dependent oxidoreductase, with translation MAKLMLHGDLDHPATLSVADLRVWVQHRAEVTFDCATNGPQRHVFEGALLRDVVADAGPSFDARRRKDRSRFLLAVSGGDGHHSVLSWAELDADFGDSAVLLATRLDGEDLDEVGAQLVVPSDRCGARYVSAVTHVWFGSLSPPNLGL